The following coding sequences are from one Prionailurus viverrinus isolate Anna chromosome D2, UM_Priviv_1.0, whole genome shotgun sequence window:
- the ATP5MK gene encoding ATP synthase membrane subunit K, mitochondrial, giving the protein MAGPETDAQFQFTGIKKYFNSYTLTGRMNCVLATYGGIALMVLYFKLRSKKTPAVKAT; this is encoded by the exons ATGGCAGGACCAGAAACTGATGCCCAATTCCAATTCACTGgtatcaaaaaatatttcaactctTACACTCTCACAGGTAGAATGAAT tgtGTACTGGCCACATATGGAGGCATCGCTTTGATGGTCTTGTACTTCAAGTTAAGGTCTAAAAAAACACCAGCTGTGAAAGCAACATAA